Genomic segment of Prosthecobacter debontii:
GTCAAAAGACCCCGCTTCCGACGATTGAATCACGACGTCATACTCATGGGCTCGTGAGTCGTCTTGAGCATAATCGAACCAAATCGCATCGCGGCCGAGATTCTTCATCAGGTCGTGCAACGGTCCCACCTGAGTCTGCTCCGCCCCCTCATGATCAACATAAAGCACACGGATCGGCCCTTCCGAGGGTCGGTCCGCCAAGATGAATAAGGGAATCAACAAAAGAGAAATGCAGAGACGCTTCATGGTTGGGCTAACAGCTTTTAAGTTCGTGCATGATAACGCTCGCCCTCTAGCCACTCCCTAGGACAACTTTTATACGAAATCGGACACAGATGCTCATTTCCCGGTGCAGACGCGCTCAGAGAGTCTGGGAGACATCCACGTCGAAAAAGACTTCCGAATCCCCGCTCCTGTGGGAAAAGACAACGTCTCATTGCAATCATGCCCTTAGCGGGTTAAAGAACAGGTCCGCTCTGTGACCTTTGCCACCCAGATCACGCTCTTTCGCATCCTCCTCATCCCCGTCTTCGTTGGGTTGGCGATCTATTATGGGGATAGCGTCGCTTTGGGCCAGGCCAACGAAATGCTACGTTGGTGGACCATTGCGGTGTTTGCAACGGCGGCGCTAAGCGATGCGGTGGATGGCTATGTCGCTCGCCACTTCAATCAAAAGAGTCGTTTAGGCGCTATTTTGGATCCTTTGGCAGATAAACTCTTGCTGCTCTCCGCCATCATCACCCTGAGCTTCACAGGCTGGCGCCAGCATTTCCCCCTGTGGTTTCCCGTGCTTGTGATCTCCCGTGACCTCGCCAGCATCGGAGGTGCCTTTCTCATCGACTACCTCACGGGGAAATGCGTCATCCAGCCGCACTGGACGGGCAAAGTGGCGACCTTTGCTCAATTTGCTGCTATCCTCTGGTTGATGCTCGATTTCCCAGCCCTGGCTTGGCCGACAGCCGTCGCAGGTGCCTTCACCGCCGTCTCCGGCTTCTTAAATTTAGCAGCGGGCGTCCGTCAGGTACAGAAGCATAGCGGTAAGCATGTTTAGTCGATGATCCTGTGGCATCGCAGGGGTTTTCCTCCCCTTGACCCACCGCCCCTCCGCCGCCATCTCTTCCTCTTCATTTTTCGTCAGATTCAGCCCTCCATTTTCCCTCATGCGTAAAACCGTCGCCATCGTAGGCCGCCCGAACGTGGGCAAATCCGCCCTGTTCAACCGCCTGGCCGGGATGAACATTTCCATTGTCCATGATTTGGCCGGAGTGACTCGGGATCGTATCACCGCTGAATGCCGACGCGGTCCCCAGGTGTTTAACATCATGGACACCGGAGGTATTGGTGCCAATACGGAAGATGTGTTGACCGAGCAGGTGCAGGTGGAAGCCGCCATCGCCCTGGATGTGGCAGACCTACTGCTGTTTGTCGTGGATGTCACCGCAGGTATCACCACCATCGACGAATCCCTGGCCCTAATTCTGCGCCGAACCAAAAAACCCGTGCTGCTGGTGGCCAACAAAGCCGATTCAGAAAAGCGCCGGATGGGAACGGCTGAATTTACGCGCATGGGCTTTGGTGACCCCGCAGAAGTCAGCGCGGTCCATGGGCACGGTATCAATGATCTCGTAACAACCATTGTCGAAACCCTCGACATCGCAGAGGAGGAGCCTGAAGATGAGCAGGAAAAAAGACGCAACGCCCGCCCTTTAAAGCTCGCCATCGTGGGCCGTCCCAATGCGGGCAAGTCTTCCCTGGTGAATGCGATTCTGGGTCAGGAGCGTGCCATCGTAAGTGATGTTCCAGGGACCACCCGCGACAGCCTGGATGTCTTCTGCACCTTCAACGGCAAGAACTATCAGCTGATTGATACCGCAGGGATTCGCAAGCAAGCCAAGGTGGATGACCAAGTGGAGATCTTTAGCATTCAGCGGAGCTATCAAGCCATCAAACGAGCAGACCTCTGCCTGTTGGTGATCGACTGCGCCGGCGGAGCCAAAATGCAGGACCGCAAGGTGGCTCAGATGATTGTGGAAGAGAACAAGCCGTGCATCCTGGTGATGAACAAGTTCGATCTCTTTCACCCTCACGCGAAGCAGAAAGATCGTATCGAAGAGCTAACCGAGGTCATGCGCCGCGAGTTCTTCTTCCTCAGTTACGCCCCGTTGATTGCTACCTCCGCCAAGAACAGCGAGAATATCGGTAAGCTCTTCGTCCAGATCGAAAACGTGCGTAAAGGAGCTCAAGGTCGCATCGGCACAGGCGTGCTGAATCGCCTGATGCATGAAACGATCGAGAATACCCCTGGGCCCCTGGGACGCAGTCCACAAACCTTCAAGCTGCTCTATGTCACTCAGGTTAACGAAACCGAGGATGTCGCCATCCCCGTGCCTCACTTCGTTATGTTTGCTAACCGAGCCGCCAAGATGACCGAAGGCTATCTGCGCTTCCTCGAGAGTGTGATCCGCAAAGAATGGCCCGCCCCTGGTGTGCCCTTCCGCATGAGTGTGCGAGGTAAACAACCGAAAGAACGCAAAAAATAGTCTGCCCTTGAGGCCCCGAGCTTGAAGACTCCACTCTAAAAAACAAAA
This window contains:
- the pgsA gene encoding CDP-diacylglycerol--glycerol-3-phosphate 3-phosphatidyltransferase, which gives rise to MTFATQITLFRILLIPVFVGLAIYYGDSVALGQANEMLRWWTIAVFATAALSDAVDGYVARHFNQKSRLGAILDPLADKLLLLSAIITLSFTGWRQHFPLWFPVLVISRDLASIGGAFLIDYLTGKCVIQPHWTGKVATFAQFAAILWLMLDFPALAWPTAVAGAFTAVSGFLNLAAGVRQVQKHSGKHV
- the der gene encoding ribosome biogenesis GTPase Der, whose amino-acid sequence is MRKTVAIVGRPNVGKSALFNRLAGMNISIVHDLAGVTRDRITAECRRGPQVFNIMDTGGIGANTEDVLTEQVQVEAAIALDVADLLLFVVDVTAGITTIDESLALILRRTKKPVLLVANKADSEKRRMGTAEFTRMGFGDPAEVSAVHGHGINDLVTTIVETLDIAEEEPEDEQEKRRNARPLKLAIVGRPNAGKSSLVNAILGQERAIVSDVPGTTRDSLDVFCTFNGKNYQLIDTAGIRKQAKVDDQVEIFSIQRSYQAIKRADLCLLVIDCAGGAKMQDRKVAQMIVEENKPCILVMNKFDLFHPHAKQKDRIEELTEVMRREFFFLSYAPLIATSAKNSENIGKLFVQIENVRKGAQGRIGTGVLNRLMHETIENTPGPLGRSPQTFKLLYVTQVNETEDVAIPVPHFVMFANRAAKMTEGYLRFLESVIRKEWPAPGVPFRMSVRGKQPKERKK